The following are encoded in a window of Candidatus Moraniibacteriota bacterium genomic DNA:
- a CDS encoding glycosyltransferase family 39 protein: protein MKFLKNFHRNSKKTYKNTIILSLLILTAFFIRILWINTIPGGIYPDEAMNGTDALTTWEQKDFKLFYENNNGREGLFINLIALSSQVLGNTIIGLKIWSILFGTLTVLGIYLLGKELFSSNRLGLYAAFLCTFSFWAINFSRISFRAISLPLILTFSFYFLFKGLRTKVFLPFMISGFIFGLGFHTYIAFRIAPAILIVIFIFLLLSKKDALRTYWKHGLVFLFFMLLAVSPMLYDFIENPQHFSSRSSSISIFSSEINHGDFWGTLKETFTLSIIKYFTWGDQNWRHNIPPFPILDIFTSIAFGVGLITLIWKFLYTLRKRIIFKERDRELLVTSFLLGWFFLMLAPEFLTNESLPHALRSIGTQPAVFILASLPFLWISRIPSKKYFSPFIASIVILIFISLINLFLYFVFWGTSQESKSAFNSVFTQQAYYIQSLEDTLPIYVFANGPGQTVSDGLPVSAQVIRYLTFDQKNVTFLTTLEEPPTIPSIFIPMNYNDSILTLLKERFHGKITTKKIVPEDQVSSFTVIFLEP, encoded by the coding sequence ATGAAGTTTCTAAAAAATTTTCATAGAAATTCAAAAAAGACATATAAAAACACAATAATACTTTCCCTTCTTATTTTAACAGCTTTTTTTATTCGAATTCTTTGGATAAATACCATCCCTGGAGGAATATATCCAGATGAAGCTATGAATGGAACAGATGCTCTCACCACATGGGAACAAAAAGATTTTAAGCTTTTCTACGAAAATAATAATGGTCGAGAAGGTCTATTTATAAATCTCATTGCTCTTTCTTCGCAAGTCTTAGGAAATACTATAATCGGACTAAAAATATGGTCCATTCTTTTTGGAACCTTAACTGTCCTTGGTATTTATCTTTTAGGAAAAGAACTTTTTTCTAGTAATCGACTTGGTCTTTATGCAGCTTTTCTCTGCACTTTCTCTTTTTGGGCTATTAACTTTTCTCGTATAAGTTTTCGAGCAATCTCCCTCCCGCTCATACTTACCTTTTCATTTTATTTCCTTTTCAAAGGGCTGCGAACAAAAGTCTTTCTTCCTTTTATGATTTCTGGTTTTATTTTTGGACTTGGCTTTCATACCTATATAGCTTTTCGCATAGCTCCTGCAATACTCATTGTCATTTTTATCTTTCTTCTTCTCTCTAAAAAAGATGCTTTGCGTACCTATTGGAAACATGGCCTTGTCTTTCTTTTCTTTATGTTATTAGCTGTTTCTCCCATGCTTTATGATTTTATCGAAAATCCTCAACATTTCAGCTCTCGTTCTAGTAGTATTTCCATATTCTCTTCAGAAATCAATCATGGAGATTTTTGGGGAACTCTCAAAGAAACTTTTACACTCAGTATCATCAAATATTTTACATGGGGAGATCAAAATTGGAGACATAATATACCACCATTTCCTATCTTAGATATATTCACATCCATAGCTTTTGGCGTAGGTCTTATTACCCTCATTTGGAAATTTTTATATACCTTAAGAAAAAGAATTATTTTCAAAGAAAGAGATCGCGAACTCCTTGTAACCTCTTTTCTTTTAGGTTGGTTCTTTCTTATGCTTGCCCCTGAATTTCTTACCAATGAAAGCCTTCCTCATGCATTAAGATCCATTGGAACACAGCCAGCAGTTTTCATTCTTGCATCCTTACCCTTTCTCTGGATTTCGCGAATTCCTTCAAAAAAATATTTTTCTCCTTTTATAGCAAGTATTGTTATTCTCATTTTCATTTCTTTGATAAATCTTTTCCTTTATTTTGTATTTTGGGGGACTTCTCAAGAAAGTAAAAGTGCTTTCAATTCGGTCTTTACTCAGCAAGCTTATTACATTCAATCTCTTGAAGATACTCTTCCTATTTATGTATTTGCCAATGGTCCCGGACAAACTGTTTCCGACGGACTTCCAGTAAGTGCTCAAGTTATACGATATCTTACTTTTGACCAAAAAAATGTTACTTTTCTCACAACCCTTGAAGAACCTCCCACAATCCCTTCCATTTTTATTCCTATGAATTATAATGATTCCATTCTTACTTTACTAAAAGAACGTTTTCACGGTAAAATCACAACGAAAAAAATTGTTCCAGAAGATCAAGTGTCTTCCTTTACTGTTATTTTTCTTGAACCCTAA